A genomic stretch from Achromobacter spanius includes:
- the icd gene encoding NADP-dependent isocitrate dehydrogenase, whose protein sequence is MSYQHIKVPAGGQKITVNADFSLNVPEQPIVPFIEGDGTGADITPVMIKVVDAAVQKAYGGKRKIHWMEVYAGEKATKVYGPDVWLPDETLEVVKDYVVSIKGPLTTPVGGGIRSLNVALRQQLDLYVCLRPVAYFKGVPSPVREPEKTNMVIFRENSEDIYAGIEYMAESEQAKELIQFLQTKLGVKKIRFPNTSSIGIKPVSREGTERLVRKAAQYVIDNDRTSLTLVHKGNIMKFTEGGFRDWGYELLQKEFGAQLIDGGPWCKFKNPRTGREIIVKDVIADAFLQQILLRPAEYDVIATLNLNGDYISDALAAQVGGIGIAPGANLSDSVAMFEATHGTAPKYAGKDYVNPGSEILSAEMMLRHMGWTEAADLIISSMEKSILSKKVTYDFARLLEGATQVSCSGFGQVMIENM, encoded by the coding sequence ATGTCCTACCAACATATCAAGGTTCCCGCTGGCGGCCAGAAAATCACGGTCAACGCTGATTTCTCGCTGAATGTGCCTGAACAACCCATCGTTCCCTTCATTGAAGGCGACGGCACGGGCGCTGACATCACCCCGGTGATGATCAAGGTTGTCGACGCCGCGGTGCAAAAAGCCTACGGCGGCAAGCGCAAGATCCACTGGATGGAAGTCTATGCCGGCGAGAAGGCCACCAAGGTCTACGGCCCGGACGTCTGGCTGCCCGATGAAACCCTGGAAGTCGTCAAGGACTACGTGGTGTCCATCAAGGGCCCGTTGACCACCCCGGTTGGCGGCGGCATCCGCTCGCTGAACGTGGCGCTGCGCCAGCAACTGGACCTGTACGTCTGCCTGCGCCCGGTGGCGTACTTCAAGGGCGTGCCCTCACCGGTGCGCGAACCCGAAAAGACCAACATGGTGATCTTCCGCGAAAACTCGGAAGACATTTATGCGGGCATCGAATACATGGCCGAAAGCGAGCAGGCCAAGGAACTGATCCAGTTCCTGCAGACCAAGCTGGGCGTGAAGAAGATCCGCTTCCCGAATACCTCGTCCATCGGCATCAAGCCCGTGTCGCGCGAAGGCACCGAGCGCCTGGTGCGCAAGGCCGCGCAGTACGTCATCGACAACGACCGCACGTCGCTGACGCTGGTGCACAAGGGCAACATCATGAAGTTCACGGAAGGCGGCTTCCGGGACTGGGGCTACGAGTTGCTGCAGAAGGAATTCGGCGCGCAACTGATCGATGGCGGCCCGTGGTGCAAGTTCAAGAACCCCAGGACGGGCCGCGAGATCATCGTCAAGGACGTGATCGCCGACGCCTTCCTGCAGCAGATCCTGCTGCGTCCGGCCGAATACGACGTGATCGCCACGCTGAATCTGAACGGCGACTACATCTCGGACGCGCTGGCGGCGCAGGTGGGCGGCATCGGCATCGCGCCGGGGGCCAACCTGTCGGACTCGGTCGCCATGTTCGAAGCCACCCACGGCACGGCGCCCAAGTACGCCGGCAAGGACTACGTGAACCCCGGTTCCGAGATCCTGTCGGCTGAAATGATGCTGCGCCACATGGGCTGGACCGAAGCCGCTGACCTGATCATCTCCAGCATGGAAAAGTCCATCCTGTCCAAGAAGGTCACGTATGACTTCGCCCGCCTGCTGGAAGGCGCGACTCAGGTGTCGTGCTCGGGCTTTGGCCAGGTCATGATCGAAAACATGTAA
- a CDS encoding M16 family metallopeptidase gives MRLSLSKLPRPLGALLFSSFLAFQAGAAELPAGVSEAASVEGITEYRLANGLRVLLVPDESKPSTTVNMTYLVGSRNENYGQTGMAHLLEHMLFKGTSTTRNAMGEFSRRGLQANGSTSSDRTNYFASFAANPDTLKWYLGWQADAMVNSLIAKEDLDSEMTVVRNEMESGENSPSRILMQKMQAAAFQWHSYGKNTIGARSDVENVDIGQLRAFYHEYYQPDNAVLIVAGKFDPQATLADIQQTLGKLPKPDRKLPPEYTVEPVQDGERSVTLRRTGGTPLVAAMYHIPAAGSPDFVPLDLATVILSDTPSGRLYHALVATKMASGVFGFTMENRDPGLAMFGAQLPPGKDLDAAMKTLTGTLESLGKTPFTQQELDRARSKWLTAWEQTYSDPEQVGVALSEAIAAGDWRLFFLQRDRARKATLAEVQQAATTYLLQSNRIEGRYIPTEKPQRAPQTQRVDLTAVFKDYKGDPDFKAASAFDPTPANIDKLTQRKTLELANGPVQLALLPKATRGSRVQAQMLIQFGNEKDLLGQRVNSSAAADLLIRGTAKLSRQEIQDRLDKLQAELGFSGGGTTLKIAMSTKGENLPELTALALDIVRNANFPKEQLDEYQRQLETSIQNAMTEPTALAGRTLARQDNPWPADDLRYVPTFEESLASVRGLNRDALAKFHAKFYGAGTIEYSAVGDFEPQAVEKAITAGLAGWKKAPAYTRVPNPYRDIPAQQFDINTPDKANAFYVSRMPLKLQDTDADYAALYLANYLFGASETSRLWNRVRETEGLSYNVRSSLSVSSFEPSASWTMYAIYAPQNRERLEKAINEELARVLKDGFSDKEVQDGINALLNYRNLARAQDDILASTWLDYLQRGRTFEWSAEMDKKISALTPDAVNAALRKYLRADGFSTAVAGDFTKKATP, from the coding sequence ATGCGCCTGTCCCTGTCGAAGCTGCCGCGCCCATTGGGTGCGCTGCTGTTCTCCTCCTTCCTGGCCTTTCAGGCCGGCGCCGCCGAACTTCCGGCCGGCGTCTCGGAGGCCGCCTCGGTTGAAGGCATCACTGAATACCGCTTGGCCAATGGCCTCAGGGTGCTGTTGGTACCGGACGAATCCAAGCCGTCCACCACGGTCAACATGACTTACCTGGTCGGCTCGCGCAACGAGAACTACGGCCAGACCGGCATGGCCCACTTGCTGGAACACATGCTGTTCAAGGGCACTTCCACCACGCGCAACGCCATGGGCGAGTTTTCGCGCCGCGGCCTGCAGGCCAACGGGTCCACTTCCAGCGACCGCACCAACTACTTCGCCAGTTTCGCCGCCAACCCCGACACCCTAAAGTGGTACCTGGGCTGGCAAGCGGACGCCATGGTCAATTCCCTGATCGCCAAGGAAGACCTGGACTCGGAAATGACCGTGGTCCGCAATGAAATGGAAAGCGGCGAGAACAGCCCGTCGCGCATCCTGATGCAAAAAATGCAAGCGGCCGCCTTCCAGTGGCACAGCTACGGCAAGAACACCATCGGCGCCCGCTCCGACGTTGAAAACGTGGACATCGGCCAGCTTCGCGCCTTCTATCACGAGTACTACCAGCCCGATAACGCCGTGCTGATCGTGGCCGGCAAGTTCGACCCCCAGGCCACCCTGGCCGACATCCAGCAAACCCTCGGCAAGCTGCCCAAGCCCGACCGCAAGTTGCCGCCCGAGTACACCGTGGAACCGGTGCAGGACGGCGAACGTTCGGTCACCTTGCGCCGTACCGGCGGCACCCCGCTGGTGGCCGCCATGTACCACATCCCCGCCGCCGGCAGCCCCGATTTCGTGCCGCTGGACCTGGCCACCGTCATCCTGTCGGATACGCCGTCGGGCCGCCTTTATCACGCGCTGGTCGCCACGAAGATGGCCTCGGGCGTGTTCGGCTTCACCATGGAAAACCGCGATCCCGGCCTGGCGATGTTCGGCGCGCAATTGCCGCCGGGCAAAGACCTGGACGCCGCCATGAAGACGCTGACCGGCACGCTGGAATCGCTGGGCAAGACGCCTTTCACGCAACAGGAACTGGACCGTGCGCGCAGCAAGTGGCTGACCGCCTGGGAACAAACCTACAGCGACCCCGAGCAGGTTGGCGTGGCCTTGTCCGAAGCCATCGCCGCGGGTGACTGGCGCTTGTTCTTCCTGCAGCGCGACCGCGCCCGCAAGGCCACCCTGGCCGAAGTCCAGCAAGCCGCAACCACCTATCTGCTGCAAAGCAACCGCATTGAAGGCCGCTACATTCCCACGGAAAAGCCGCAGCGTGCGCCGCAAACGCAGCGCGTGGACCTGACTGCCGTCTTCAAGGACTACAAGGGTGACCCCGACTTCAAGGCGGCATCCGCGTTTGACCCCACGCCCGCAAACATCGACAAGCTGACGCAAAGAAAGACACTGGAACTTGCCAACGGGCCAGTTCAGTTGGCGCTGTTGCCCAAGGCCACGCGCGGTAGCCGCGTGCAGGCGCAGATGCTGATTCAGTTCGGCAATGAAAAAGACCTGCTTGGCCAGCGCGTGAACTCGAGCGCCGCGGCGGATCTGCTGATCCGTGGCACGGCCAAGCTGTCGCGCCAGGAAATCCAGGATCGCCTGGACAAGCTGCAAGCCGAACTGGGCTTCAGCGGCGGCGGCACGACGCTGAAAATCGCCATGTCGACCAAGGGCGAGAACCTGCCCGAGCTGACCGCGCTGGCACTGGACATCGTGCGCAACGCCAACTTCCCCAAGGAACAGCTGGATGAATACCAGCGCCAGCTTGAAACCTCCATCCAGAACGCCATGACCGAACCCACGGCCTTGGCCGGACGCACCCTGGCCCGCCAGGACAATCCGTGGCCCGCTGACGACCTGCGCTATGTGCCGACGTTTGAAGAGTCCTTGGCCAGCGTGCGTGGTCTGAACCGCGACGCCCTCGCCAAGTTCCACGCCAAGTTCTACGGCGCCGGCACGATCGAGTATTCCGCCGTCGGCGACTTCGAGCCCCAGGCTGTTGAAAAGGCCATCACCGCAGGCTTGGCCGGCTGGAAGAAGGCGCCCGCCTACACCCGCGTGCCCAACCCCTATCGCGACATTCCCGCCCAGCAGTTCGACATCAACACGCCCGACAAGGCCAACGCCTTCTACGTGTCGCGCATGCCATTGAAGCTGCAAGACACGGACGCGGACTACGCGGCCCTGTATCTGGCCAACTACCTGTTCGGTGCGTCGGAAACGTCACGCTTGTGGAACCGCGTGCGCGAAACCGAGGGCCTGTCCTACAACGTGCGCAGCTCGCTGTCGGTCTCGTCGTTCGAACCCAGCGCCAGTTGGACCATGTACGCCATTTACGCCCCCCAGAATCGCGAACGCCTGGAAAAGGCCATCAACGAGGAACTGGCGCGTGTGCTGAAGGACGGCTTTTCCGACAAGGAAGTGCAGGACGGCATCAACGCGCTGCTGAACTACCGCAATCTGGCTCGCGCGCAAGACGACATCCTGGCCAGCACCTGGCTTGACTACCTGCAGCGTGGCCGCACGTTTGAGTGGTCAGCCGAGATGGACAAGAAGATCTCCGCCTTGACGCCCGACGCGGTCAATGCCGCGCTGCGCAAGTACTTGCGTGCCGACGGATTCAGCACCGCCGTCGCGGGCGACTTCACAAAGAAAGCCACGCCCTGA
- a CDS encoding AAA family ATPase: protein MSAAQSAHSATPARFNGTDSYVATDDLKLAVNAALTLQRPLLIKGEPGTGKTMLAEEVARALGRPLLQWHIKSTTKAHQGLYEYDAVSRLRDSQLGDEKVRDIRNYIVQGTLWQAFQADEPVVLLIDEIDKADIEFPNDLLRELDRMEFHVYETRETISARHRPLVIITSNNEKDLPDAFLRRCFFHYIRFPDRDTMRDIVAVHYPHLKQDVLRAALDTFFALRDAPGLKKKPSTSELLDWLRLLLAENATAAEIDAHTATAVPLMAGALLKNEQDVHLLERLAAMTRGGQRR from the coding sequence ATGTCCGCAGCCCAGTCCGCACACTCCGCCACGCCTGCCCGCTTCAACGGGACCGACTCCTACGTCGCCACCGACGACCTCAAATTGGCCGTCAATGCCGCCCTGACTTTGCAGCGCCCGCTGCTGATCAAGGGCGAGCCGGGCACCGGCAAGACCATGCTGGCCGAAGAGGTGGCGCGCGCGTTGGGCCGGCCGCTGCTGCAGTGGCACATCAAGTCCACCACCAAGGCGCATCAGGGCCTGTACGAATACGACGCCGTGTCGCGCCTGCGCGACTCGCAGCTGGGTGATGAGAAAGTGCGCGACATCCGCAACTACATCGTGCAAGGCACCTTATGGCAAGCCTTCCAGGCGGACGAACCGGTGGTGCTGCTGATCGACGAGATCGACAAGGCCGACATCGAGTTTCCCAACGACCTGCTGCGCGAACTGGACCGCATGGAATTCCATGTGTACGAAACGCGCGAGACCATCTCGGCGCGCCATCGTCCGCTGGTCATCATCACGTCCAACAACGAGAAAGACCTGCCCGACGCCTTCCTGCGCCGCTGCTTCTTCCACTACATCCGCTTCCCCGACCGCGACACCATGCGCGACATTGTCGCCGTGCACTACCCGCACCTGAAGCAGGACGTGCTGCGCGCGGCGCTGGACACCTTCTTTGCGCTGCGCGATGCGCCCGGCCTGAAGAAAAAGCCGTCCACCTCCGAACTGCTGGACTGGCTGCGCCTGCTGCTGGCCGAAAACGCCACGGCGGCCGAGATCGACGCCCACACGGCCACCGCCGTGCCGCTGATGGCCGGCGCGCTTTTGAAAAACGAGCAAGACGTGCATCTGCTGGAACGCCTGGCGGCCATGACCCGCGGCGGCCAGCGCCGCTGA
- a CDS encoding DUF1841 family protein produces the protein MFNPSRDQVREFFIDTWRKHRANEVLTPLEAIALDWIIEHPEYHGDLESPEAMTMEYAVEKGRTNPFLHLSMHLAIAEQLSIDHPPGIRLAYQQLTARSDAHHAAHEIMECLGQVVWEAQRLGTPLDSDSYIDLIRRRASL, from the coding sequence ATGTTCAATCCCTCACGCGACCAAGTCCGCGAATTCTTTATCGACACCTGGCGCAAGCACCGCGCCAACGAGGTGCTGACCCCGCTCGAGGCCATTGCGCTGGACTGGATCATCGAGCACCCCGAATACCACGGCGACCTTGAAAGTCCTGAGGCCATGACCATGGAGTACGCGGTGGAAAAGGGGCGCACCAATCCGTTCCTGCACCTGTCCATGCACCTGGCCATTGCGGAACAATTGTCCATCGACCATCCGCCCGGTATCCGTCTGGCCTACCAGCAGTTGACCGCACGCTCGGACGCCCACCACGCAGCCCATGAAATCATGGAATGCCTGGGGCAAGTGGTGTGGGAAGCGCAGCGGCTGGGTACGCCGCTGGACAGCGACAGCTATATCGACCTGATCCGCCGCCGCGCCAGCCTGTAA
- a CDS encoding methyl-accepting chemotaxis protein, whose translation MKNSSLRRELLWFVFAIGAAVLMLGAWDAWQRRAEMLAERKTELRHVLDLSAGILRNGKQSVSEGMPLAQARQNVARRLAQLRYGADGYVGVFGDDYALLVHPDAKLVGTNVRGINDVDGLPIFENLYAEGKAGGGYVEYRFPRPGADEALPKISYAAYDSDWGWLIFTGLYVDDVDAAFTSTLWRQGGVTLGLLALLLIGALRFFRTHVIGPLDEAVALCERVANGDLSGSVSHHHRGEIGRLFEGMGRMQDRLQAALRTIVQSTGSIAAASRQIAAGSMDLSDRTEKQAAALEQTAASVEEITATAKQSAQHVREVSSLAGQSAQLARQGSEETQHAIDAMREISHSSQRIGEIISVIDGIAFQTNILALNAAVEAARAGEQGRGFAVVAGEVRALAQRSATAAKEIKGLIETSSDSVARGSERVGQASATMGSVLESAATSAPLMGEIATASAEQSVGIEQINQAVTHLDSVTQQNAALVQEFAASAATLHEQADGLARAVSVFRLSAAG comes from the coding sequence GTGAAAAATTCCAGTCTGCGCAGGGAGCTGTTGTGGTTCGTATTCGCCATTGGCGCTGCCGTTCTGATGCTGGGCGCCTGGGATGCCTGGCAGCGCCGCGCCGAGATGCTGGCCGAGCGCAAGACCGAATTGCGCCACGTGCTGGATCTGTCGGCAGGCATCCTGCGCAATGGCAAGCAAAGCGTCAGCGAGGGCATGCCGCTGGCGCAGGCCAGGCAGAATGTGGCGCGGCGTCTGGCGCAACTGCGCTACGGCGCTGACGGCTACGTGGGCGTGTTCGGCGATGACTATGCGCTGCTGGTGCACCCGGACGCCAAGCTGGTGGGCACGAACGTGCGCGGCATCAATGATGTGGACGGCTTGCCGATCTTCGAAAACCTCTATGCCGAAGGCAAGGCGGGCGGCGGTTATGTGGAGTACCGCTTTCCGCGGCCGGGCGCCGACGAAGCCTTGCCGAAGATCAGCTACGCGGCCTATGACTCGGATTGGGGGTGGCTGATCTTTACCGGGCTCTATGTGGATGATGTCGACGCCGCGTTCACCAGCACCTTGTGGCGCCAGGGGGGAGTGACGCTGGGCCTGCTGGCCTTGCTGCTGATCGGGGCGTTGCGCTTTTTCCGCACGCATGTGATTGGCCCCTTGGATGAGGCCGTGGCGCTGTGCGAGCGCGTGGCCAATGGCGACTTGTCCGGCAGCGTGTCGCACCATCATCGCGGCGAAATCGGCCGCCTGTTTGAAGGCATGGGGCGCATGCAGGACCGCCTGCAAGCCGCCCTGCGCACGATCGTGCAGTCCACGGGATCCATCGCGGCGGCCTCGCGCCAGATCGCCGCGGGCAGCATGGACCTGTCCGATCGTACCGAGAAGCAGGCCGCGGCGCTTGAACAAACCGCCGCCAGCGTGGAAGAGATCACGGCCACCGCCAAGCAAAGCGCGCAGCACGTGCGTGAAGTCAGTTCCCTGGCCGGACAGTCGGCGCAACTGGCCCGTCAAGGCAGCGAAGAAACGCAACACGCCATCGACGCCATGCGCGAGATCTCGCACAGTTCGCAACGCATTGGCGAGATCATCAGCGTGATCGACGGCATTGCCTTTCAAACCAACATCCTGGCCTTGAACGCGGCGGTCGAGGCGGCGCGGGCGGGCGAACAGGGACGCGGCTTTGCGGTGGTGGCGGGTGAAGTCCGGGCATTGGCGCAGCGTTCCGCCACGGCCGCCAAAGAGATCAAGGGCTTGATTGAAACGTCGTCGGATTCCGTCGCGCGCGGCAGCGAACGGGTGGGCCAGGCCAGCGCAACCATGGGCAGCGTGCTGGAATCGGCGGCCACCAGCGCGCCGCTGATGGGCGAGATTGCCACCGCATCGGCCGAGCAAAGCGTGGGTATCGAACAGATCAACCAGGCCGTCACGCACCTGGACAGCGTGACGCAGCAGAACGCGGCGCTGGTCCAGGAGTTCGCGGCGTCGGCGGCCACCCTGCACGAGCAGGCCGACGGCCTGGCGCGCGCGGTGTCGGTATTCAGGCTGTCTGCAGCCGGCTAG
- a CDS encoding c-type cytochrome, protein MKLRTSLKCTVSVLAAIASCAIAGQAVAADAAPVGNIQNARDKVSMCIGCHGIEGYKATFPELYHVPMIAGQNAKYIETALNEYKKGARSHPTMDAIAGSLSDQDIADLAAYYSNLK, encoded by the coding sequence ATGAAGTTGCGAACCTCTCTGAAGTGCACGGTTTCCGTGTTGGCCGCGATAGCATCCTGTGCGATCGCCGGTCAGGCTGTTGCTGCTGACGCAGCGCCTGTCGGTAACATCCAAAACGCCCGCGACAAGGTTTCCATGTGCATCGGTTGCCACGGCATCGAAGGCTACAAGGCGACGTTCCCCGAGCTTTATCACGTGCCGATGATTGCTGGCCAAAATGCCAAGTACATCGAAACCGCCCTCAACGAGTACAAGAAAGGCGCGCGCAGCCATCCCACGATGGACGCCATTGCCGGCAGCCTGTCCGACCAGGACATCGCCGACCTGGCCGCGTACTACTCGAATCTTAAATAA
- a CDS encoding GNAT family N-acetyltransferase, which yields MNSPADSRAPEGATLVDCTLERHADQILAIFNDAIVNSTALYDYKPRPREAMQGWFQAKQQGGFPVVGFENAAGELMAFASYGTFRAWPAFKYSVEHSVYVDGRFRGRGLGEAMMRVLIERARVNQVHVLVGGIDASNDGSIHLHEKLGFKHAGTIREAGFKFGRWLDLAFYQLTLDTPEQPVDG from the coding sequence ATGAACTCGCCCGCAGACTCCCGCGCGCCCGAAGGCGCAACCCTTGTCGATTGCACGCTTGAACGCCACGCGGATCAGATCCTTGCCATCTTCAACGATGCCATCGTCAACTCCACCGCGTTGTACGACTACAAGCCCCGGCCGCGCGAAGCGATGCAGGGCTGGTTCCAGGCCAAGCAGCAGGGTGGCTTTCCAGTGGTCGGGTTTGAAAACGCTGCCGGCGAACTGATGGCGTTTGCCAGCTACGGGACCTTCCGCGCCTGGCCCGCGTTCAAGTATTCCGTTGAACATTCCGTCTACGTGGACGGGCGTTTTCGCGGCCGTGGCCTGGGCGAAGCGATGATGCGCGTGCTGATCGAGCGGGCGCGCGTCAATCAAGTGCACGTGCTGGTTGGCGGCATCGACGCCTCCAACGATGGCAGCATCCACCTGCACGAGAAGCTGGGGTTCAAGCACGCGGGCACGATCCGCGAAGCGGGCTTCAAGTTCGGCCGCTGGCTGGATCTGGCGTTTTATCAGTTGACGCTGGATACGCCCGAACAGCCGGTGGATGGCTGA
- a CDS encoding c-type cytochrome: MNRTMLALLGATFAMAGASVQAQDLAAGKAVFDKFNCASCHGADAKTAVDPSYPTLAGQHADYLVHALKAYKRGASGSAATANVRKNPIMGAFATQLSDQDISNVAAWLASLPSDLGVRK; encoded by the coding sequence ATGAATCGCACGATGCTTGCCCTTCTGGGCGCGACTTTCGCCATGGCGGGCGCCTCCGTCCAGGCGCAGGATCTGGCCGCCGGCAAAGCCGTTTTCGATAAATTCAATTGCGCGTCGTGCCACGGCGCCGACGCCAAGACCGCGGTGGATCCATCCTACCCAACGCTGGCGGGCCAACATGCTGATTACCTGGTTCACGCGCTGAAGGCCTACAAGCGCGGCGCCTCCGGCAGCGCAGCCACCGCCAACGTGCGCAAGAATCCCATCATGGGCGCTTTCGCCACGCAGTTGTCCGACCAGGATATCTCCAACGTCGCAGCGTGGCTGGCGTCCCTGCCCAGCGACCTGGGCGTGCGCAAGTAA
- a CDS encoding O-antigen ligase family protein: protein MPRMYVSLATWLVLLVPALALTSPVGGPAVLYLSAPIALAALAMNAIKRYEPMNFGALWPMSLVLLLPLACMFTTSAVRGVWSDSELEKLLRFALALPVLWLLLRAPQRWLKMVQWSILAGALAGSILLIVTMQTEGRAAMIDVGGRYNAVAFANITLLFGGMTLLSLGFGPATRWPRVETAVKLLVVVLTVIATWMSETRSSWMLLPILGVVFLLGLRNWKRRHKVYCALAVCVALVASAAAIWTFSSRMHEISKDVQGFATSANRDTSFGIRLQLWHASILMFEKSPIVGVGPSKFRDELRTMQTQGIVTQEVVEGFGEPHNDMLGALSGYGLLGLITILLLYLVPAAVFFRRLASDDRVIRVGAQLGLLFCLGYCAFSLTEMMFRNMRSVPNYSLIVVTLIALTTPRAVQVAKSALQR, encoded by the coding sequence GTGCCCCGAATGTATGTTTCCTTAGCCACCTGGCTGGTGTTGCTGGTTCCCGCGCTGGCCTTGACCAGCCCGGTGGGCGGACCCGCCGTGCTTTATCTCAGCGCGCCGATCGCGCTGGCCGCGCTGGCGATGAACGCCATCAAGCGGTACGAACCCATGAATTTCGGCGCCTTGTGGCCGATGTCATTGGTGCTGCTGCTGCCCCTGGCCTGTATGTTCACCACGTCCGCGGTGCGAGGCGTGTGGAGCGATTCCGAACTTGAAAAGCTGCTGCGCTTTGCGCTGGCGCTGCCGGTGCTGTGGCTATTGCTGCGCGCGCCGCAGCGCTGGCTAAAAATGGTGCAGTGGAGCATCCTGGCGGGCGCCCTTGCCGGGTCGATACTGCTGATCGTCACCATGCAGACCGAGGGCCGCGCCGCTATGATCGACGTGGGCGGGCGCTATAACGCCGTGGCGTTCGCGAACATAACGCTATTGTTCGGCGGCATGACGCTGCTGTCCCTGGGCTTTGGGCCCGCCACGCGCTGGCCGCGCGTGGAGACGGCGGTCAAGCTGTTGGTGGTGGTGTTGACCGTCATTGCCACCTGGATGTCCGAGACGCGCAGCAGCTGGATGCTGCTGCCCATCCTGGGCGTGGTGTTCCTGTTGGGCCTGCGCAATTGGAAGCGCCGCCACAAGGTTTACTGTGCCTTGGCCGTCTGTGTAGCGCTGGTGGCTAGCGCCGCCGCCATCTGGACGTTCAGCAGCCGGATGCACGAGATCTCGAAAGACGTCCAGGGTTTTGCCACGTCGGCCAACCGCGATACGTCCTTCGGCATTCGCTTGCAGCTGTGGCATGCGTCGATCCTCATGTTCGAAAAGAGCCCGATCGTGGGCGTGGGCCCCAGCAAATTCCGCGATGAACTGCGCACCATGCAAACCCAGGGCATCGTCACGCAGGAAGTGGTCGAGGGCTTTGGCGAGCCCCACAATGACATGCTTGGCGCCTTGTCCGGGTATGGCCTGTTGGGCCTGATCACGATCCTGCTCCTGTACCTGGTGCCGGCGGCCGTGTTCTTCCGCCGTTTGGCCAGCGATGACCGGGTGATTCGCGTTGGCGCGCAGTTGGGGCTGTTGTTCTGCCTGGGTTACTGCGCCTTCAGCCTGACCGAGATGATGTTCCGCAACATGCGCAGCGTGCCCAACTATTCGTTGATCGTGGTGACACTGATTGCCTTGACGACGCCGCGCGCCGTGCAGGTGGCCAAGAGCGCATTGCAGCGCTGA
- a CDS encoding vWA domain-containing protein produces MLIDFFYHLRAHKLPVSVKEYLTLVDALRHDLMAPTLDEFYFLARATLVKDESLYDRYDKAFGAYYKGIQAALPADKEIPLDWLIKEFEKNLSPEEKAAIEKHGWDKLMELFKERMEEQKERHAGGSKWIGTGGTSPFGNGGYHPEGIRVGGASAGNRSAVKVWDMRQFKDYDDQVELGTRNFKVALRRLRRFARQGADMELDLDDTIASTARNAGHLDLRMVPERHNTVKVLMLLDVGGSMDDHIGRVEELFSAARSEFRNLEVYYFHNCPYESLWQSNRRRQNERFDTWDVLRKYNPDWRLIIVGDATMSPYEILQPGGSVEHYNKEPGAQWMRRLLDAWPKSVWLNPEPTASWQYRQSIALMRDIMQDRMYPVTVAGLEQAMRVLSK; encoded by the coding sequence ATGCTGATCGACTTCTTCTACCACCTTCGGGCACACAAGCTGCCCGTCTCGGTCAAGGAATACCTGACCCTGGTGGACGCCCTGCGCCACGACTTGATGGCGCCCACGCTGGACGAGTTCTACTTCCTGGCGCGCGCCACGCTCGTCAAGGACGAATCACTCTACGACCGCTACGACAAGGCCTTTGGCGCCTATTACAAGGGCATCCAGGCCGCACTGCCGGCGGACAAGGAAATCCCGCTGGACTGGCTGATCAAGGAGTTCGAGAAGAACCTGTCGCCCGAAGAAAAAGCCGCCATTGAAAAGCACGGCTGGGACAAGTTGATGGAGCTCTTCAAGGAACGCATGGAAGAGCAGAAAGAGCGCCACGCGGGCGGCAGCAAATGGATCGGCACCGGCGGCACCTCGCCGTTCGGCAACGGCGGTTATCACCCCGAAGGCATCCGCGTGGGCGGCGCGTCGGCCGGCAACCGTTCGGCGGTCAAAGTCTGGGACATGCGCCAGTTCAAGGACTACGACGACCAGGTCGAACTGGGCACGCGCAACTTCAAGGTGGCGCTGCGGCGCTTGCGCCGTTTTGCGCGCCAAGGCGCCGACATGGAACTGGACCTGGACGACACCATCGCCAGCACCGCCCGCAACGCCGGCCACCTGGACCTGCGCATGGTGCCCGAGCGCCACAACACCGTGAAGGTGCTGATGCTGCTGGACGTAGGCGGCAGCATGGACGACCACATCGGCCGCGTGGAAGAATTGTTTTCAGCGGCGCGCAGCGAATTCCGCAACCTGGAAGTCTATTACTTCCACAACTGCCCGTATGAAAGCCTGTGGCAAAGCAACCGGCGCCGCCAGAACGAACGCTTCGACACCTGGGACGTGCTGCGCAAGTACAACCCGGACTGGCGGCTGATCATCGTCGGCGACGCCACCATGAGCCCCTACGAAATCCTGCAGCCCGGCGGGTCAGTCGAACACTACAACAAGGAACCCGGCGCACAGTGGATGCGGCGGCTGCTGGATGCCTGGCCGAAATCGGTGTGGCTCAACCCCGAGCCCACTGCGTCGTGGCAATACCGTCAGTCCATCGCGCTGATGCGCGACATCATGCAGGACCGCATGTATCCGGTCACCGTCGCCGGGCTGGAACAGGCGATGCGGGTGTTATCCAAATAA